Proteins from a single region of Bdellovibrio bacteriovorus HD100:
- the htpX gene encoding protease HtpX, with product MAFLKRIGLFVLTNVLVIVTIGIVWSIVSRFLGMAGLNSYIPFLMAFCAVWGMGGAFISLFMSKWMAKMFHGVKIIDANNPNPELRNLVNKVHEFARRAQLPKMPEVGIYESVDINAFATGPSKKNSLVAVSTGLLQRMNEKEVDGVLAHEVAHIANGDMVTMTLIQGIVNAFAMFFSRILAGLVAANVDEKYREIVRFAVTILGDIAFTMLGSIVVNYFSRQREFRADAGGAKYSSRDSMVAALQKLRSVYDLPIPPEEGQTATLMISNRDKGGIAKLFMTHPPLEVRIEALQRGRF from the coding sequence ATGGCATTTTTGAAACGTATTGGTCTATTTGTATTAACGAACGTCCTTGTGATCGTCACGATCGGGATTGTTTGGTCTATCGTCAGCCGCTTCCTGGGCATGGCGGGACTTAACTCTTACATTCCGTTCCTGATGGCTTTCTGTGCCGTTTGGGGTATGGGTGGCGCGTTCATCTCCCTGTTCATGTCCAAGTGGATGGCGAAGATGTTCCATGGCGTGAAAATCATCGACGCCAACAATCCAAATCCGGAACTTCGCAACTTGGTAAACAAAGTTCATGAGTTCGCAAGACGCGCTCAGCTCCCTAAAATGCCAGAGGTTGGTATCTACGAATCCGTGGACATCAACGCTTTTGCGACAGGTCCTTCCAAAAAGAACTCTCTGGTTGCGGTTTCCACCGGACTTTTGCAGAGAATGAATGAAAAAGAAGTCGACGGCGTTCTGGCGCACGAAGTGGCCCACATCGCCAACGGTGACATGGTGACCATGACTCTGATCCAGGGTATCGTGAATGCCTTTGCGATGTTCTTCTCTCGTATTCTGGCGGGCCTTGTGGCTGCCAACGTGGATGAAAAATACCGCGAGATCGTTCGCTTTGCCGTGACGATCCTGGGCGACATCGCCTTCACAATGCTGGGTTCTATCGTGGTGAACTACTTCTCTCGTCAGCGCGAATTCCGTGCGGATGCTGGCGGCGCGAAGTATTCTTCCCGCGACAGCATGGTCGCAGCTTTGCAAAAGCTGCGTTCCGTGTATGATCTGCCAATTCCACCGGAAGAAGGTCAGACTGCGACTTTGATGATTTCCAACCGCGACAAAGGTGGAATCGCCAAATTGTTCATGACTCACCCTCCTCTGGAAGTTCGTATCGAAGCTCTTCAGCGCGGTCGCTTCTAA
- the clpA gene encoding ATP-dependent Clp protease ATP-binding subunit ClpA → MMSRELERKLAEATELAKRNRHEFVTLEHILLILSESPVMVEILEACAVNVQKLKQDLRDHLKVGIPQITDEQLGSYGGFESWTPEFTLACHRLIQRAAIQMKSAGRNQISEGSLLVSLFYEQDSHAAFALARQGLTQFDIINFISHGITKDGKDHDIPSASAPRSAEYQAEGMDETRGSPLESFCVNLNERAKQGKLDPLIGREDVIERTIQVLCRRTKNNPLLIGEPGVGKTAIAEGLAQKIVQNQVPEKLKNAVIYSLDLGGLLAGTKFRGDFEGRLKAVVKEIEKHPNAILFIDEIHTIVGAGATSGGSMDASNLLKPALASGDISCIGSTTHTEYRQYFEKDRALNRRFQKIDIHEPSKEDCVKILKGLRKSYEEFHQVSYSDEAIQASVELSQKHIHGKLLPDKAIDVLDEAGAYFRLKYENAEDIKIGVPEIEEVIAKMTGLPVASISSSEKTQLRDLDKKLKALIFGQDEAIDRLVANIKYARSGLGRPNKPIGSFLFTGPTGVGKTEVCRQLATIMGVHFERFDMSEYMEKHAVARMVGAPPGYVGYEEGGLLTEAVNKHPYCVLLLDEIEKAHPDITNILLQVMDAGRLTDSNGRVADFKNVVLVMTSNAGALETSRGTIGLIDENRGSLSMDAIKKAFAPEFINRLDAVVAFRDLSEDMVIRITQKFVDELKMTLLEKKVELNVSQDVIKWLMKKGYDKVYGARPLARCVDENLKKALVDELLFGRLVDGGRVSVELEKDLLKFHFSTTPTGGSGQKNQKQPVTT, encoded by the coding sequence ATGATGAGCCGAGAACTTGAGCGCAAGCTCGCCGAAGCCACGGAACTCGCCAAACGCAACCGACACGAATTTGTGACTCTGGAGCACATACTCCTCATCCTGTCCGAATCCCCCGTGATGGTGGAAATTCTGGAAGCCTGTGCAGTCAATGTGCAGAAACTAAAACAGGATCTGCGCGATCACCTGAAGGTCGGTATTCCGCAAATCACCGATGAACAATTGGGATCCTATGGAGGCTTTGAATCCTGGACCCCTGAGTTCACCCTCGCCTGCCATCGACTGATTCAGCGTGCGGCAATTCAGATGAAAAGCGCCGGACGCAATCAGATTTCTGAAGGAAGCCTGTTGGTGTCTTTGTTCTATGAACAAGATTCCCACGCCGCCTTTGCCCTGGCTCGCCAAGGATTGACCCAGTTTGACATCATCAACTTTATCTCTCACGGGATCACCAAAGACGGTAAAGATCACGACATCCCGTCGGCCTCCGCACCAAGATCGGCCGAATACCAAGCCGAGGGCATGGATGAAACCCGCGGCTCCCCGCTTGAAAGTTTCTGCGTCAACTTGAACGAACGCGCCAAACAGGGAAAATTAGACCCCCTGATTGGCCGGGAAGACGTCATTGAAAGAACCATTCAAGTGCTTTGCCGTCGCACCAAAAACAATCCGCTTTTGATCGGCGAACCCGGCGTGGGTAAAACCGCGATCGCGGAAGGTTTGGCGCAAAAAATCGTGCAAAACCAGGTTCCTGAAAAACTGAAAAATGCCGTTATTTACTCTTTAGATCTGGGCGGCCTGCTTGCGGGCACCAAGTTCCGCGGTGACTTTGAAGGACGCCTGAAAGCCGTCGTCAAAGAGATCGAAAAACATCCGAACGCCATCTTGTTCATCGATGAAATCCACACGATTGTGGGTGCCGGTGCGACCAGTGGGGGTTCGATGGATGCTTCGAATCTTTTGAAGCCCGCCTTGGCCAGCGGGGATATCAGCTGTATTGGCTCCACCACCCACACGGAATACCGCCAGTACTTTGAAAAAGACCGCGCGCTGAATCGTCGATTCCAAAAAATCGACATCCACGAACCGTCCAAAGAAGACTGCGTGAAAATCCTGAAAGGCTTGCGTAAATCCTATGAAGAGTTCCACCAGGTCTCTTACTCGGATGAAGCCATTCAAGCCTCTGTGGAACTTTCCCAGAAGCACATTCACGGAAAACTGCTTCCGGACAAAGCCATCGACGTTCTGGACGAAGCCGGTGCTTACTTCCGCTTGAAATATGAAAATGCGGAAGACATCAAAATTGGCGTCCCAGAAATCGAAGAAGTCATTGCCAAAATGACCGGCCTTCCGGTGGCAAGCATTTCTTCCAGTGAAAAAACGCAGCTGCGTGATCTGGATAAGAAACTCAAAGCCCTTATCTTTGGTCAGGACGAAGCCATCGACCGCCTGGTCGCGAACATCAAGTACGCGCGCAGCGGCCTGGGCCGTCCGAACAAACCTATCGGAAGCTTCCTGTTCACCGGCCCTACGGGTGTCGGTAAAACGGAAGTCTGCCGACAGCTAGCGACGATCATGGGTGTTCACTTTGAACGCTTTGATATGAGTGAGTACATGGAAAAGCACGCCGTCGCCCGTATGGTCGGCGCGCCTCCGGGATACGTGGGGTATGAAGAAGGTGGCTTGTTGACGGAAGCCGTGAACAAACATCCTTATTGTGTTTTGTTGCTGGACGAAATTGAAAAAGCGCACCCGGACATCACCAATATTTTGTTGCAAGTGATGGATGCGGGTCGTTTGACCGACAGCAATGGTCGCGTGGCTGACTTCAAGAACGTGGTTCTGGTGATGACTTCCAACGCCGGCGCCCTTGAAACATCCCGCGGCACCATTGGTTTGATCGATGAAAACCGTGGGTCTTTGTCCATGGATGCGATCAAAAAAGCGTTTGCGCCAGAATTCATCAACCGCCTGGATGCCGTGGTGGCCTTCCGCGATCTTTCTGAAGATATGGTCATCCGTATCACTCAGAAATTTGTGGACGAGCTGAAAATGACTTTGCTTGAGAAAAAAGTGGAACTGAACGTTTCTCAAGATGTGATTAAGTGGCTAATGAAAAAGGGCTATGACAAGGTTTACGGAGCGCGTCCTTTGGCTCGTTGCGTGGACGAAAACCTGAAGAAAGCCTTGGTGGACGAACTTCTTTTCGGCCGTCTTGTTGACGGTGGACGCGTAAGTGTTGAACTCGAAAAGGATTTGCTCAAGTTCCATTTTAGCACCACCCCCACTGGCGGAAGCGGTCAAAAAAATCAAAAACAACCTGTCACAACGTGA
- the clpS gene encoding ATP-dependent Clp protease adapter ClpS codes for MGNNKKDSNSNYPFASPEGEAGVQLVPKLDTPKMYKVILLNDDYTPMDFVVLVLRRFFAKTEEQATEIMLDVHKKGAGVAGVFSLEIAEMKVMQVNQFAQLNQYPLKSTLEEEA; via the coding sequence ATGGGTAACAATAAAAAAGACAGCAACAGCAACTATCCTTTTGCATCTCCCGAGGGGGAAGCGGGCGTCCAGCTTGTCCCAAAACTAGACACTCCGAAGATGTACAAGGTGATCCTACTCAACGATGACTACACGCCCATGGACTTTGTCGTCCTTGTATTGCGTCGCTTTTTTGCGAAAACAGAAGAGCAAGCCACTGAAATAATGTTAGATGTTCATAAGAAGGGTGCAGGTGTCGCAGGGGTCTTCAGCCTTGAGATTGCCGAGATGAAGGTGATGCAGGTCAACCAATTCGCGCAACTCAATCAGTACCCCCTAAAGAGCACACTGGAGGAGGAAGCATGA
- a CDS encoding type IV pilin protein, with protein MFSVSRKSQSGFSLVELMVVVAIIGVLASIAVPAINKYLAKARQSEAKTNLSSLYTSEKAFYAEYTAYHTMFGAIGYSPEGKLRYNVGFNAPGAPEAGATNGYNNPPTAAPGNTRNTAAYCGTTGVIGAAGCTVLAGATNAVVPGLPATLLNGTQFRAAAIAVIHTAMPAGDVWTIDQNKDLRNPTPGIP; from the coding sequence ATGTTTTCAGTTAGCAGAAAATCTCAAAGCGGTTTCTCGCTTGTAGAGTTGATGGTCGTTGTTGCGATCATCGGTGTTTTGGCGTCTATCGCCGTTCCAGCAATCAACAAATACTTGGCGAAAGCTCGTCAGTCCGAAGCTAAGACAAACTTGTCTTCTTTGTACACGTCAGAGAAAGCTTTCTATGCAGAGTACACTGCATACCATACAATGTTTGGTGCTATCGGTTACTCTCCAGAAGGTAAATTGAGATACAACGTTGGATTCAATGCGCCGGGTGCTCCAGAGGCGGGTGCTACCAACGGTTATAACAATCCACCGACAGCGGCTCCGGGGAATACGCGCAATACGGCTGCATATTGCGGTACTACTGGTGTTATTGGTGCTGCGGGTTGTACTGTGCTAGCGGGTGCAACTAATGCCGTGGTGCCAGGTTTGCCTGCAACATTGCTGAATGGTACCCAATTCCGTGCGGCAGCAATTGCTGTTATTCATACTGCTATGCCTGCAGGTGACGTTTGGACGATTGATCAGAATAAAGATCTTCGTAATCCGACGCCAGGTATCCCATAG
- a CDS encoding tetratricopeptide repeat protein: MDSVLTNLTHLQKTKIPSVLLGIFALLMVCSTVNYNFSSPTAHQRQLIAPPPMVEHLSFGYQEAIANILWIRAVQDFDYCDREIADRVCLNNSWLYKMLDAITNLSPHFRIPYAAGALALTVIITDIDGATKIFDKGVKAFPNDWPILYRAAYHYMYEVKDNKRAAELLIQAGKNGAPPWVFTLAGRLYSDAGNLELAESVLQDMINTEQDPVLIKRLQDKIQSMKQK; the protein is encoded by the coding sequence ATGGATAGTGTGTTAACTAATCTAACACATCTGCAAAAAACAAAAATCCCAAGCGTTTTGCTTGGGATTTTTGCGTTGTTGATGGTGTGTTCTACGGTTAACTACAACTTTTCTAGTCCTACTGCGCATCAGCGTCAGTTGATAGCTCCTCCTCCGATGGTTGAGCACTTGAGTTTTGGTTATCAGGAAGCAATCGCTAATATTCTCTGGATCAGGGCGGTTCAGGACTTTGATTATTGTGATCGAGAAATTGCTGATAGAGTCTGCCTGAATAATTCGTGGCTTTATAAAATGCTAGATGCAATTACCAATCTTTCGCCACATTTTCGTATTCCCTATGCAGCTGGTGCTTTAGCCTTAACTGTAATTATCACTGATATTGACGGTGCGACAAAGATCTTCGACAAAGGCGTCAAAGCGTTCCCAAATGACTGGCCGATTCTGTATCGTGCCGCCTATCACTATATGTACGAAGTTAAAGACAACAAACGTGCCGCCGAACTGTTGATTCAAGCAGGCAAGAATGGCGCGCCACCATGGGTGTTCACCTTGGCAGGCCGTTTGTATTCAGACGCGGGCAATCTAGAGCTTGCAGAGTCCGTCCTTCAAGACATGATCAACACCGAACAAGATCCGGTTCTGATCAAGCGCCTTCAAGACAAAATTCAATCAATGAAACAGAAATAG
- a CDS encoding RHS repeat domain-containing protein encodes MQYVFLGKQAKRGTTVIYDLILNRDAMGRIDGKTQVMNAVTDNYVYTFDSTGRLTQTNKNSATVATYSYDSNSNRNGGTIGAQPTTATYDDQDRLLTYNTLSFTYNANGDLLTKTNSVTSTTTQYVYDVFGNLTQVTLPSGAVITYEIDALNRRTGKLVNGVVQKRWIYMDQYRIAAELNAAGTITKRFIYASKGNIPDYMIASGVKYRIISDHLGSPRLVVKQSDGTVIQRMDHDEYGRVIADTNPGYLPFGFAGGLYDHQTSLVRFGARDYDSEVGRWTSKDPILFKGGDSNLYGYVLNDPVNFVDPNGLMVISISWGSSFFASNSPGSATGKSGSLSSGIAFDTSSGKFFTFHTSGHGTDAIGLVAGTGVSLGISSGGIDEFFGKAPVSSAAVGAIFGGAGFSYSSSASGPGVSFDLIGPGLGAGGGVQEVITCPGFAQ; translated from the coding sequence ATGCAGTATGTGTTTCTGGGCAAACAAGCTAAACGCGGAACCACGGTCATCTATGATTTGATCCTGAACCGCGATGCTATGGGGCGCATTGACGGCAAAACCCAGGTGATGAACGCGGTCACCGACAATTACGTTTATACCTTTGATAGCACCGGTCGCTTGACTCAAACTAATAAGAACTCTGCGACAGTTGCCACTTACAGCTATGACAGCAATAGCAACCGCAACGGCGGAACCATCGGAGCACAGCCAACCACAGCTACTTACGACGACCAGGACCGCCTGCTGACCTATAACACCTTGTCGTTCACCTACAACGCAAACGGTGACTTGCTGACTAAAACCAATAGCGTCACAAGTACGACGACCCAATACGTTTACGACGTGTTCGGCAATCTGACTCAAGTGACCCTGCCATCGGGGGCCGTGATCACCTACGAGATCGATGCCTTGAACCGCAGAACTGGGAAGCTCGTAAACGGAGTCGTGCAGAAACGCTGGATCTATATGGATCAGTACAGAATCGCAGCCGAACTGAACGCGGCGGGGACTATTACAAAGCGTTTCATCTATGCTTCAAAAGGAAATATTCCTGATTACATGATCGCATCCGGAGTGAAATACAGAATCATTTCCGATCACCTCGGTTCACCACGTCTGGTGGTCAAACAATCCGATGGCACAGTAATCCAAAGAATGGACCACGATGAATACGGCCGAGTGATCGCAGACACCAACCCAGGTTATCTGCCGTTTGGTTTCGCTGGGGGATTGTACGACCATCAGACGAGCCTAGTAAGATTTGGAGCCCGTGACTACGATTCAGAAGTTGGACGTTGGACCTCGAAGGATCCGATTCTGTTTAAAGGTGGAGATAGTAATCTCTATGGATATGTTTTAAATGATCCGGTAAACTTCGTTGATCCAAATGGCCTGATGGTAATTTCGATTTCTTGGGGAAGTTCCTTTTTTGCTTCCAACTCACCTGGAAGTGCGACCGGGAAATCGGGGTCACTGTCCTCGGGTATAGCGTTCGATACTAGTTCAGGCAAGTTCTTTACCTTCCATACAAGTGGTCATGGAACAGATGCGATAGGACTTGTTGCTGGTACCGGAGTTTCTCTTGGTATATCCTCGGGAGGTATCGATGAGTTTTTTGGAAAGGCTCCGGTATCTTCTGCTGCGGTAGGGGCAATATTCGGGGGGGCGGGGTTTTCGTACTCAAGCTCAGCCTCTGGGCCTGGGGTTTCTTTTGATTTGATAGGGCCAGGGCTTGGAGCCGGTGGCGGAGTTCAGGAGGTTATAACATGTCCGGGATTTGCGCAGTGA
- a CDS encoding helix-turn-helix domain-containing protein, with translation MSTKKSDAIKFLDKIIGEPVSFGATLQAIRLSDEMTQAEMAKKLGITNAHLSQLERGHKFVSPERALSFAKKLGYPPKVFISLSLQDQLQRAGIKFKVSLEAA, from the coding sequence ATGAGTACTAAAAAAAGTGATGCAATTAAATTTCTAGATAAAATCATTGGTGAGCCTGTAAGTTTTGGAGCTACCCTTCAAGCCATTCGCCTTTCTGACGAAATGACTCAGGCCGAAATGGCCAAAAAACTTGGCATCACTAATGCTCATCTTTCGCAGCTTGAACGAGGTCATAAGTTCGTTTCACCGGAACGCGCTCTGAGTTTTGCAAAAAAGCTAGGCTATCCACCGAAGGTTTTCATCAGCTTGTCCTTGCAGGATCAGCTTCAAAGGGCTGGAATTAAGTTTAAGGTGTCTTTGGAAGCGGCCTAA
- a CDS encoding type II toxin-antitoxin system RelE family toxin, producing the protein MIHEVRLSKKAKADLLKVPKHIVVKFRLWVLSIEKVGLAEARKSPALHDEPLKGSRVGQRSIRLNKAYRAIYTLRADGAVEFLEVLEVNKHEY; encoded by the coding sequence GTGATTCACGAGGTACGCCTTAGCAAGAAAGCCAAGGCAGACTTGTTGAAAGTTCCAAAGCATATTGTCGTAAAGTTTAGACTTTGGGTGCTGAGTATAGAGAAAGTGGGATTGGCGGAAGCTCGCAAAAGCCCTGCCCTGCATGATGAACCTCTTAAAGGATCCCGTGTTGGACAACGATCGATTCGACTGAACAAGGCTTATCGGGCCATTTATACTTTGCGTGCTGATGGCGCTGTGGAATTCCTGGAAGTCCTGGAGGTAAATAAACATGAGTACTAA